The following coding sequences lie in one Rutidosis leptorrhynchoides isolate AG116_Rl617_1_P2 chromosome 4, CSIRO_AGI_Rlap_v1, whole genome shotgun sequence genomic window:
- the LOC139844018 gene encoding metacaspase-4-like isoform X8, translating into MGKKAVLIGCNYTGTKAELKGCSNDVKKMQRCLIDRYGFSEGDIKILIDTDDSYTQPTGRNIRNALALLIKSAETGDVLFVHYSGHGTRLPAETGEEDDTGYDECIVPCDMNLITDDDIRELVDKVPKGCRITFVSDSCHSGGLIDDAKEQIGESCKDDCEDKEENGSGLGFVGTIIQKTGDALQSAFSHDNIAEDSTLTNRSLPLDTLVDILKQKTGNHNINVGNVRPTLFDVFGEDSTPKIKKFMKVLMDTFKGGSDGGGFLGKIGVLAQDFLKEKFENNADYGKPAMETEVGGKQDAYAGSKKNKLPENGILISGCQSDQTSADATPSADRAEPFGALSHAIQMIIQETDGKVSNRELVVKARNSLKKQGFKQRPGLYCDDKHVDSPFIC; encoded by the exons ATGGGGAAAAAGGCTGTGTTGATTGGATGTAATTACACGGGAACAAAGGCAGAGCTCAAAGGATGTTCCAACGATGTCAAGAAAATGCAACGTTGTTTGATTGATCGTTATGGCTTCTCAGAAGGTGACATTAAGATTCTAATCGATACAGATGATTCTTATACTCAACCCACAGGGCGTAACATACGTAATGCCCTTGCTCTTCTTATAAAATCAGCCGAAACTGGAGACGTTCTTTTTGTTCATTATAGTGGTCATGGGACTCGACTTCCAGCTGAGACCGGTGAAGAGGATGACACCGGCTATGATGAGTGCATTGTCCCATGCGATATGAATCTAATAACTG ATGATGACATTAGGGAGCTTGTAGATAAAGTACCTAAAGGTTGCAGAATAACTTTTGTATCCGATTCATGCCACAGTGGCGGACTCATTGATGATGCCAAAGAACAAATTGGTGAAAGCTGCAAAGATGATTGTGAAGATAAGGAAGAAAATGGTTCCGGTTTGGGTTTTGTTGGAACTATTATACAAAAGACTGGAGATGCATTACAATCTGCATTTAGCCATGACAATATTGCCGAAGATTCAACGCTCACAAACCGTTCTCTGCCTCTTGATACACTTGTAGATATACTAAAACAAAAAACGGGTAATCACAATATCAACGTTGGAAATGTTAGGCCGACTTTATTTGATGTATTTGGCGAAGATTCGACTCCAAAGATCAAAAAGTTCATGAAAGTTCTTATGGATACCTTCAAAGGTGGtagtg ATGGTGGCGGTTTTCTAGGGAAAATTGGAGTGCTGGCTCAAGACTTTTTGAAGGAAAAGTTTGAGAACAACGCGGATTATGGGAAGCCCGCAATGGAAACAGAAGTTGGTGGGAAACAAGATGCGTATGCAGGGTCAAAGAAAAACAAGTTGCCTGAAAATGGAATTTTGATTAGTGGTTGCCAAAGTGATCAAACGTCGGCTGATGCTACACCATCAGCGGATAGGGCTGAACCTTTTGGCGCTCTTAGCCATGCGATTCAGATGATTATTCAGGAAACGGATGGTAAGGTAAGTAATCGGGAGCTTGTGGTGAAAGCAAGGAATTCGTTAAAGAAACAAGGGTTCAAACAACGACCTGGCCTTTATTGTGATGATAAACATGTTGATTCTCCTTTCATATGCTAA
- the LOC139844018 gene encoding metacaspase-4-like isoform X6, which translates to MGKKAVLIGCNYTGTKAELKGCSNDVKKMQRCLIDRYGFSEGDIKILIDTDDSYTQPTGRNIRNALALLIKSAETGDVLFVHYSGHGTRLPAETGEEDDTGYDECIVPCDMNLITDDDIRELVDKVPKGCRITFVSDSCHSGGLIDDAKEQIGESCKDDCEDKEENGSGLGFVGTIIQKTGDALQSAFSHDNIAEDSTLTNRSLPLDTLVDILKQKTGNHNINVGNVRPTLFDVFGEDSTPKIKKFMKVLMDTFKAGAEDGGGFLGKIGVLAQDFLKEKFENNADYGKPAMETEVGGKQDAYAGSKKNKLPENGILISGCQSDQTSADATPSADRAEPFGALSHAIQMIIQETDGKVSNRELVVKARNSLKKQGFKQRPGLYCDDKHVDSPFIC; encoded by the exons ATGGGGAAAAAGGCTGTGTTGATTGGATGTAATTACACGGGAACAAAGGCAGAGCTCAAAGGATGTTCCAACGATGTCAAGAAAATGCAACGTTGTTTGATTGATCGTTATGGCTTCTCAGAAGGTGACATTAAGATTCTAATCGATACAGATGATTCTTATACTCAACCCACAGGGCGTAACATACGTAATGCCCTTGCTCTTCTTATAAAATCAGCCGAAACTGGAGACGTTCTTTTTGTTCATTATAGTGGTCATGGGACTCGACTTCCAGCTGAGACCGGTGAAGAGGATGACACCGGCTATGATGAGTGCATTGTCCCATGCGATATGAATCTAATAACTG ATGATGACATTAGGGAGCTTGTAGATAAAGTACCTAAAGGTTGCAGAATAACTTTTGTATCCGATTCATGCCACAGTGGCGGACTCATTGATGATGCCAAAGAACAAATTGGTGAAAGCTGCAAAGATGATTGTGAAGATAAGGAAGAAAATGGTTCCGGTTTGGGTTTTGTTGGAACTATTATACAAAAGACTGGAGATGCATTACAATCTGCATTTAGCCATGACAATATTGCCGAAGATTCAACGCTCACAAACCGTTCTCTGCCTCTTGATACACTTGTAGATATACTAAAACAAAAAACGGGTAATCACAATATCAACGTTGGAAATGTTAGGCCGACTTTATTTGATGTATTTGGCGAAGATTCGACTCCAAAGATCAAAAAGTTCATGAAAGTTCTTATGGATACCTTCAAAG CTGGAGCTGAAGATGGTGGCGGTTTTCTAGGGAAAATTGGAGTGCTGGCTCAAGACTTTTTGAAGGAAAAGTTTGAGAACAACGCGGATTATGGGAAGCCCGCAATGGAAACAGAAGTTGGTGGGAAACAAGATGCGTATGCAGGGTCAAAGAAAAACAAGTTGCCTGAAAATGGAATTTTGATTAGTGGTTGCCAAAGTGATCAAACGTCGGCTGATGCTACACCATCAGCGGATAGGGCTGAACCTTTTGGCGCTCTTAGCCATGCGATTCAGATGATTATTCAGGAAACGGATGGTAAGGTAAGTAATCGGGAGCTTGTGGTGAAAGCAAGGAATTCGTTAAAGAAACAAGGGTTCAAACAACGACCTGGCCTTTATTGTGATGATAAACATGTTGATTCTCCTTTCATATGCTAA
- the LOC139844018 gene encoding metacaspase-4-like isoform X7: MGKKAVLIGCNYTGTKAELKGCSNDVKKMQRCLIDRYGFSEGDIKILIDTDDSYTQPTGRNIRNALALLIKSAETGDVLFVHYSGHGTRLPAETGEEDDTGYDECIVPCDMNLITDDDIRELVDKVPKGCRITFVSDSCHSGGLIDDAKEQIGESCKDDCEDKEENGSGLGFVGTIIQKTGDALQSAFSHDNIAEDSTLTNRSLPLDTLVDILKQKTGNHNINVGNVRPTLFDVFGEDSTPKIKKFMKVLMDTFKGGTEDGGGFLGKIGVLAQDFLKEKFENNADYGKPAMETEVGGKQDAYAGSKKNKLPENGILISGCQSDQTSADATPSADRAEPFGALSHAIQMIIQETDGKVSNRELVVKARNSLKKQGFKQRPGLYCDDKHVDSPFIC; encoded by the exons ATGGGGAAAAAGGCTGTGTTGATTGGATGTAATTACACGGGAACAAAGGCAGAGCTCAAAGGATGTTCCAACGATGTCAAGAAAATGCAACGTTGTTTGATTGATCGTTATGGCTTCTCAGAAGGTGACATTAAGATTCTAATCGATACAGATGATTCTTATACTCAACCCACAGGGCGTAACATACGTAATGCCCTTGCTCTTCTTATAAAATCAGCCGAAACTGGAGACGTTCTTTTTGTTCATTATAGTGGTCATGGGACTCGACTTCCAGCTGAGACCGGTGAAGAGGATGACACCGGCTATGATGAGTGCATTGTCCCATGCGATATGAATCTAATAACTG ATGATGACATTAGGGAGCTTGTAGATAAAGTACCTAAAGGTTGCAGAATAACTTTTGTATCCGATTCATGCCACAGTGGCGGACTCATTGATGATGCCAAAGAACAAATTGGTGAAAGCTGCAAAGATGATTGTGAAGATAAGGAAGAAAATGGTTCCGGTTTGGGTTTTGTTGGAACTATTATACAAAAGACTGGAGATGCATTACAATCTGCATTTAGCCATGACAATATTGCCGAAGATTCAACGCTCACAAACCGTTCTCTGCCTCTTGATACACTTGTAGATATACTAAAACAAAAAACGGGTAATCACAATATCAACGTTGGAAATGTTAGGCCGACTTTATTTGATGTATTTGGCGAAGATTCGACTCCAAAGATCAAAAAGTTCATGAAAGTTCTTATGGATACCTTCAAAGGTGGta CTGAAGATGGTGGCGGTTTTCTAGGGAAAATTGGAGTGCTGGCTCAAGACTTTTTGAAGGAAAAGTTTGAGAACAACGCGGATTATGGGAAGCCCGCAATGGAAACAGAAGTTGGTGGGAAACAAGATGCGTATGCAGGGTCAAAGAAAAACAAGTTGCCTGAAAATGGAATTTTGATTAGTGGTTGCCAAAGTGATCAAACGTCGGCTGATGCTACACCATCAGCGGATAGGGCTGAACCTTTTGGCGCTCTTAGCCATGCGATTCAGATGATTATTCAGGAAACGGATGGTAAGGTAAGTAATCGGGAGCTTGTGGTGAAAGCAAGGAATTCGTTAAAGAAACAAGGGTTCAAACAACGACCTGGCCTTTATTGTGATGATAAACATGTTGATTCTCCTTTCATATGCTAA
- the LOC139844018 gene encoding metacaspase-4-like isoform X1 has translation MGKKAVLIGCNYTGTKAELKGCSNDVKKMQRCLIDRYGFSEGDIKILIDTDDSYTQPTGRNIRNALALLIKSAETGDVLFVHYSGHGTRLPAETGEEDDTGYDECIVPCDMNLITDDDIRELVDKVPKGCRITFVSDSCHSGGLIDDAKEQIGESCKDDCEDKEENGSGLGFVGTIIQKTGDALQSAFSHDNIAEDSTLTNRSLPLDTLVDILKQKTGNHNINVGNVRPTLFDVFGEDSTPKIKKFMKVLMDTFKGGSGAGAGAGAGAGTGAGAEDGGGFLGKIGVLAQDFLKEKFENNADYGKPAMETEVGGKQDAYAGSKKNKLPENGILISGCQSDQTSADATPSADRAEPFGALSHAIQMIIQETDGKVSNRELVVKARNSLKKQGFKQRPGLYCDDKHVDSPFIC, from the exons ATGGGGAAAAAGGCTGTGTTGATTGGATGTAATTACACGGGAACAAAGGCAGAGCTCAAAGGATGTTCCAACGATGTCAAGAAAATGCAACGTTGTTTGATTGATCGTTATGGCTTCTCAGAAGGTGACATTAAGATTCTAATCGATACAGATGATTCTTATACTCAACCCACAGGGCGTAACATACGTAATGCCCTTGCTCTTCTTATAAAATCAGCCGAAACTGGAGACGTTCTTTTTGTTCATTATAGTGGTCATGGGACTCGACTTCCAGCTGAGACCGGTGAAGAGGATGACACCGGCTATGATGAGTGCATTGTCCCATGCGATATGAATCTAATAACTG ATGATGACATTAGGGAGCTTGTAGATAAAGTACCTAAAGGTTGCAGAATAACTTTTGTATCCGATTCATGCCACAGTGGCGGACTCATTGATGATGCCAAAGAACAAATTGGTGAAAGCTGCAAAGATGATTGTGAAGATAAGGAAGAAAATGGTTCCGGTTTGGGTTTTGTTGGAACTATTATACAAAAGACTGGAGATGCATTACAATCTGCATTTAGCCATGACAATATTGCCGAAGATTCAACGCTCACAAACCGTTCTCTGCCTCTTGATACACTTGTAGATATACTAAAACAAAAAACGGGTAATCACAATATCAACGTTGGAAATGTTAGGCCGACTTTATTTGATGTATTTGGCGAAGATTCGACTCCAAAGATCAAAAAGTTCATGAAAGTTCTTATGGATACCTTCAAAGGTGGtagtggtgctggtgctggtgctggtgctggtgctggtactGGAGCTGGAGCTGAAGATGGTGGCGGTTTTCTAGGGAAAATTGGAGTGCTGGCTCAAGACTTTTTGAAGGAAAAGTTTGAGAACAACGCGGATTATGGGAAGCCCGCAATGGAAACAGAAGTTGGTGGGAAACAAGATGCGTATGCAGGGTCAAAGAAAAACAAGTTGCCTGAAAATGGAATTTTGATTAGTGGTTGCCAAAGTGATCAAACGTCGGCTGATGCTACACCATCAGCGGATAGGGCTGAACCTTTTGGCGCTCTTAGCCATGCGATTCAGATGATTATTCAGGAAACGGATGGTAAGGTAAGTAATCGGGAGCTTGTGGTGAAAGCAAGGAATTCGTTAAAGAAACAAGGGTTCAAACAACGACCTGGCCTTTATTGTGATGATAAACATGTTGATTCTCCTTTCATATGCTAA
- the LOC139844018 gene encoding metacaspase-4-like isoform X5 — MGKKAVLIGCNYTGTKAELKGCSNDVKKMQRCLIDRYGFSEGDIKILIDTDDSYTQPTGRNIRNALALLIKSAETGDVLFVHYSGHGTRLPAETGEEDDTGYDECIVPCDMNLITDDDIRELVDKVPKGCRITFVSDSCHSGGLIDDAKEQIGESCKDDCEDKEENGSGLGFVGTIIQKTGDALQSAFSHDNIAEDSTLTNRSLPLDTLVDILKQKTGNHNINVGNVRPTLFDVFGEDSTPKIKKFMKVLMDTFKGGSAEDGGGFLGKIGVLAQDFLKEKFENNADYGKPAMETEVGGKQDAYAGSKKNKLPENGILISGCQSDQTSADATPSADRAEPFGALSHAIQMIIQETDGKVSNRELVVKARNSLKKQGFKQRPGLYCDDKHVDSPFIC, encoded by the exons ATGGGGAAAAAGGCTGTGTTGATTGGATGTAATTACACGGGAACAAAGGCAGAGCTCAAAGGATGTTCCAACGATGTCAAGAAAATGCAACGTTGTTTGATTGATCGTTATGGCTTCTCAGAAGGTGACATTAAGATTCTAATCGATACAGATGATTCTTATACTCAACCCACAGGGCGTAACATACGTAATGCCCTTGCTCTTCTTATAAAATCAGCCGAAACTGGAGACGTTCTTTTTGTTCATTATAGTGGTCATGGGACTCGACTTCCAGCTGAGACCGGTGAAGAGGATGACACCGGCTATGATGAGTGCATTGTCCCATGCGATATGAATCTAATAACTG ATGATGACATTAGGGAGCTTGTAGATAAAGTACCTAAAGGTTGCAGAATAACTTTTGTATCCGATTCATGCCACAGTGGCGGACTCATTGATGATGCCAAAGAACAAATTGGTGAAAGCTGCAAAGATGATTGTGAAGATAAGGAAGAAAATGGTTCCGGTTTGGGTTTTGTTGGAACTATTATACAAAAGACTGGAGATGCATTACAATCTGCATTTAGCCATGACAATATTGCCGAAGATTCAACGCTCACAAACCGTTCTCTGCCTCTTGATACACTTGTAGATATACTAAAACAAAAAACGGGTAATCACAATATCAACGTTGGAAATGTTAGGCCGACTTTATTTGATGTATTTGGCGAAGATTCGACTCCAAAGATCAAAAAGTTCATGAAAGTTCTTATGGATACCTTCAAAGGTGGtagtg CTGAAGATGGTGGCGGTTTTCTAGGGAAAATTGGAGTGCTGGCTCAAGACTTTTTGAAGGAAAAGTTTGAGAACAACGCGGATTATGGGAAGCCCGCAATGGAAACAGAAGTTGGTGGGAAACAAGATGCGTATGCAGGGTCAAAGAAAAACAAGTTGCCTGAAAATGGAATTTTGATTAGTGGTTGCCAAAGTGATCAAACGTCGGCTGATGCTACACCATCAGCGGATAGGGCTGAACCTTTTGGCGCTCTTAGCCATGCGATTCAGATGATTATTCAGGAAACGGATGGTAAGGTAAGTAATCGGGAGCTTGTGGTGAAAGCAAGGAATTCGTTAAAGAAACAAGGGTTCAAACAACGACCTGGCCTTTATTGTGATGATAAACATGTTGATTCTCCTTTCATATGCTAA
- the LOC139844018 gene encoding metacaspase-4-like isoform X3 has translation MGKKAVLIGCNYTGTKAELKGCSNDVKKMQRCLIDRYGFSEGDIKILIDTDDSYTQPTGRNIRNALALLIKSAETGDVLFVHYSGHGTRLPAETGEEDDTGYDECIVPCDMNLITDDDIRELVDKVPKGCRITFVSDSCHSGGLIDDAKEQIGESCKDDCEDKEENGSGLGFVGTIIQKTGDALQSAFSHDNIAEDSTLTNRSLPLDTLVDILKQKTGNHNINVGNVRPTLFDVFGEDSTPKIKKFMKVLMDTFKGGSGAGADGGGFLGKIGVLAQDFLKEKFENNADYGKPAMETEVGGKQDAYAGSKKNKLPENGILISGCQSDQTSADATPSADRAEPFGALSHAIQMIIQETDGKVSNRELVVKARNSLKKQGFKQRPGLYCDDKHVDSPFIC, from the exons ATGGGGAAAAAGGCTGTGTTGATTGGATGTAATTACACGGGAACAAAGGCAGAGCTCAAAGGATGTTCCAACGATGTCAAGAAAATGCAACGTTGTTTGATTGATCGTTATGGCTTCTCAGAAGGTGACATTAAGATTCTAATCGATACAGATGATTCTTATACTCAACCCACAGGGCGTAACATACGTAATGCCCTTGCTCTTCTTATAAAATCAGCCGAAACTGGAGACGTTCTTTTTGTTCATTATAGTGGTCATGGGACTCGACTTCCAGCTGAGACCGGTGAAGAGGATGACACCGGCTATGATGAGTGCATTGTCCCATGCGATATGAATCTAATAACTG ATGATGACATTAGGGAGCTTGTAGATAAAGTACCTAAAGGTTGCAGAATAACTTTTGTATCCGATTCATGCCACAGTGGCGGACTCATTGATGATGCCAAAGAACAAATTGGTGAAAGCTGCAAAGATGATTGTGAAGATAAGGAAGAAAATGGTTCCGGTTTGGGTTTTGTTGGAACTATTATACAAAAGACTGGAGATGCATTACAATCTGCATTTAGCCATGACAATATTGCCGAAGATTCAACGCTCACAAACCGTTCTCTGCCTCTTGATACACTTGTAGATATACTAAAACAAAAAACGGGTAATCACAATATCAACGTTGGAAATGTTAGGCCGACTTTATTTGATGTATTTGGCGAAGATTCGACTCCAAAGATCAAAAAGTTCATGAAAGTTCTTATGGATACCTTCAAAGGTGGtagtggtgctggtgctg ATGGTGGCGGTTTTCTAGGGAAAATTGGAGTGCTGGCTCAAGACTTTTTGAAGGAAAAGTTTGAGAACAACGCGGATTATGGGAAGCCCGCAATGGAAACAGAAGTTGGTGGGAAACAAGATGCGTATGCAGGGTCAAAGAAAAACAAGTTGCCTGAAAATGGAATTTTGATTAGTGGTTGCCAAAGTGATCAAACGTCGGCTGATGCTACACCATCAGCGGATAGGGCTGAACCTTTTGGCGCTCTTAGCCATGCGATTCAGATGATTATTCAGGAAACGGATGGTAAGGTAAGTAATCGGGAGCTTGTGGTGAAAGCAAGGAATTCGTTAAAGAAACAAGGGTTCAAACAACGACCTGGCCTTTATTGTGATGATAAACATGTTGATTCTCCTTTCATATGCTAA
- the LOC139844018 gene encoding metacaspase-4-like isoform X2: MGKKAVLIGCNYTGTKAELKGCSNDVKKMQRCLIDRYGFSEGDIKILIDTDDSYTQPTGRNIRNALALLIKSAETGDVLFVHYSGHGTRLPAETGEEDDTGYDECIVPCDMNLITDDDIRELVDKVPKGCRITFVSDSCHSGGLIDDAKEQIGESCKDDCEDKEENGSGLGFVGTIIQKTGDALQSAFSHDNIAEDSTLTNRSLPLDTLVDILKQKTGNHNINVGNVRPTLFDVFGEDSTPKIKKFMKVLMDTFKGGSGAGAGADGGGFLGKIGVLAQDFLKEKFENNADYGKPAMETEVGGKQDAYAGSKKNKLPENGILISGCQSDQTSADATPSADRAEPFGALSHAIQMIIQETDGKVSNRELVVKARNSLKKQGFKQRPGLYCDDKHVDSPFIC, from the exons ATGGGGAAAAAGGCTGTGTTGATTGGATGTAATTACACGGGAACAAAGGCAGAGCTCAAAGGATGTTCCAACGATGTCAAGAAAATGCAACGTTGTTTGATTGATCGTTATGGCTTCTCAGAAGGTGACATTAAGATTCTAATCGATACAGATGATTCTTATACTCAACCCACAGGGCGTAACATACGTAATGCCCTTGCTCTTCTTATAAAATCAGCCGAAACTGGAGACGTTCTTTTTGTTCATTATAGTGGTCATGGGACTCGACTTCCAGCTGAGACCGGTGAAGAGGATGACACCGGCTATGATGAGTGCATTGTCCCATGCGATATGAATCTAATAACTG ATGATGACATTAGGGAGCTTGTAGATAAAGTACCTAAAGGTTGCAGAATAACTTTTGTATCCGATTCATGCCACAGTGGCGGACTCATTGATGATGCCAAAGAACAAATTGGTGAAAGCTGCAAAGATGATTGTGAAGATAAGGAAGAAAATGGTTCCGGTTTGGGTTTTGTTGGAACTATTATACAAAAGACTGGAGATGCATTACAATCTGCATTTAGCCATGACAATATTGCCGAAGATTCAACGCTCACAAACCGTTCTCTGCCTCTTGATACACTTGTAGATATACTAAAACAAAAAACGGGTAATCACAATATCAACGTTGGAAATGTTAGGCCGACTTTATTTGATGTATTTGGCGAAGATTCGACTCCAAAGATCAAAAAGTTCATGAAAGTTCTTATGGATACCTTCAAAGGTGGtagtggtgctggtgctggtgctg ATGGTGGCGGTTTTCTAGGGAAAATTGGAGTGCTGGCTCAAGACTTTTTGAAGGAAAAGTTTGAGAACAACGCGGATTATGGGAAGCCCGCAATGGAAACAGAAGTTGGTGGGAAACAAGATGCGTATGCAGGGTCAAAGAAAAACAAGTTGCCTGAAAATGGAATTTTGATTAGTGGTTGCCAAAGTGATCAAACGTCGGCTGATGCTACACCATCAGCGGATAGGGCTGAACCTTTTGGCGCTCTTAGCCATGCGATTCAGATGATTATTCAGGAAACGGATGGTAAGGTAAGTAATCGGGAGCTTGTGGTGAAAGCAAGGAATTCGTTAAAGAAACAAGGGTTCAAACAACGACCTGGCCTTTATTGTGATGATAAACATGTTGATTCTCCTTTCATATGCTAA
- the LOC139844018 gene encoding metacaspase-4-like isoform X10, producing MGKKAVLIGCNYTGTKAELKGCSNDVKKMQRCLIDRYGFSEGDIKILIDTDDSYTQPTGRNIRNALALLIKSAETGDVLFVHYSGHGTRLPAETGEEDDTGYDECIVPCDMNLITDDDIRELVDKVPKGCRITFVSDSCHSGGLIDDAKEQIGESCKEKTGDALQSAFSHDNIAEDSTLTNRSLPLDTLVDILKQKTGNHNINVGNVRPTLFDVFGEDSTPKIKKFMKVLMDTFKGGTEDGGGFLGKIGVLAQDFLKEKFENNADYGKPAMETEVGGKQDAYAGSKKNKLPENGILISGCQSDQTSADATPSADRAEPFGALSHAIQMIIQETDGKVSNRELVVKARNSLKKQGFKQRPGLYCDDKHVDSPFIC from the exons ATGGGGAAAAAGGCTGTGTTGATTGGATGTAATTACACGGGAACAAAGGCAGAGCTCAAAGGATGTTCCAACGATGTCAAGAAAATGCAACGTTGTTTGATTGATCGTTATGGCTTCTCAGAAGGTGACATTAAGATTCTAATCGATACAGATGATTCTTATACTCAACCCACAGGGCGTAACATACGTAATGCCCTTGCTCTTCTTATAAAATCAGCCGAAACTGGAGACGTTCTTTTTGTTCATTATAGTGGTCATGGGACTCGACTTCCAGCTGAGACCGGTGAAGAGGATGACACCGGCTATGATGAGTGCATTGTCCCATGCGATATGAATCTAATAACTG ATGATGACATTAGGGAGCTTGTAGATAAAGTACCTAAAGGTTGCAGAATAACTTTTGTATCCGATTCATGCCACAGTGGCGGACTCATTGATGATGCCAAAGAACAAATTGGTGAAAGCTGCAAAG AAAAGACTGGAGATGCATTACAATCTGCATTTAGCCATGACAATATTGCCGAAGATTCAACGCTCACAAACCGTTCTCTGCCTCTTGATACACTTGTAGATATACTAAAACAAAAAACGGGTAATCACAATATCAACGTTGGAAATGTTAGGCCGACTTTATTTGATGTATTTGGCGAAGATTCGACTCCAAAGATCAAAAAGTTCATGAAAGTTCTTATGGATACCTTCAAAGGTGGta CTGAAGATGGTGGCGGTTTTCTAGGGAAAATTGGAGTGCTGGCTCAAGACTTTTTGAAGGAAAAGTTTGAGAACAACGCGGATTATGGGAAGCCCGCAATGGAAACAGAAGTTGGTGGGAAACAAGATGCGTATGCAGGGTCAAAGAAAAACAAGTTGCCTGAAAATGGAATTTTGATTAGTGGTTGCCAAAGTGATCAAACGTCGGCTGATGCTACACCATCAGCGGATAGGGCTGAACCTTTTGGCGCTCTTAGCCATGCGATTCAGATGATTATTCAGGAAACGGATGGTAAGGTAAGTAATCGGGAGCTTGTGGTGAAAGCAAGGAATTCGTTAAAGAAACAAGGGTTCAAACAACGACCTGGCCTTTATTGTGATGATAAACATGTTGATTCTCCTTTCATATGCTAA
- the LOC139844018 gene encoding metacaspase-4-like isoform X4 has protein sequence MGKKAVLIGCNYTGTKAELKGCSNDVKKMQRCLIDRYGFSEGDIKILIDTDDSYTQPTGRNIRNALALLIKSAETGDVLFVHYSGHGTRLPAETGEEDDTGYDECIVPCDMNLITDDDIRELVDKVPKGCRITFVSDSCHSGGLIDDAKEQIGESCKDDCEDKEENGSGLGFVGTIIQKTGDALQSAFSHDNIAEDSTLTNRSLPLDTLVDILKQKTGNHNINVGNVRPTLFDVFGEDSTPKIKKFMKVLMDTFKGGTGAEDGGGFLGKIGVLAQDFLKEKFENNADYGKPAMETEVGGKQDAYAGSKKNKLPENGILISGCQSDQTSADATPSADRAEPFGALSHAIQMIIQETDGKVSNRELVVKARNSLKKQGFKQRPGLYCDDKHVDSPFIC, from the exons ATGGGGAAAAAGGCTGTGTTGATTGGATGTAATTACACGGGAACAAAGGCAGAGCTCAAAGGATGTTCCAACGATGTCAAGAAAATGCAACGTTGTTTGATTGATCGTTATGGCTTCTCAGAAGGTGACATTAAGATTCTAATCGATACAGATGATTCTTATACTCAACCCACAGGGCGTAACATACGTAATGCCCTTGCTCTTCTTATAAAATCAGCCGAAACTGGAGACGTTCTTTTTGTTCATTATAGTGGTCATGGGACTCGACTTCCAGCTGAGACCGGTGAAGAGGATGACACCGGCTATGATGAGTGCATTGTCCCATGCGATATGAATCTAATAACTG ATGATGACATTAGGGAGCTTGTAGATAAAGTACCTAAAGGTTGCAGAATAACTTTTGTATCCGATTCATGCCACAGTGGCGGACTCATTGATGATGCCAAAGAACAAATTGGTGAAAGCTGCAAAGATGATTGTGAAGATAAGGAAGAAAATGGTTCCGGTTTGGGTTTTGTTGGAACTATTATACAAAAGACTGGAGATGCATTACAATCTGCATTTAGCCATGACAATATTGCCGAAGATTCAACGCTCACAAACCGTTCTCTGCCTCTTGATACACTTGTAGATATACTAAAACAAAAAACGGGTAATCACAATATCAACGTTGGAAATGTTAGGCCGACTTTATTTGATGTATTTGGCGAAGATTCGACTCCAAAGATCAAAAAGTTCATGAAAGTTCTTATGGATACCTTCAAAGGTGGta CTGGAGCTGAAGATGGTGGCGGTTTTCTAGGGAAAATTGGAGTGCTGGCTCAAGACTTTTTGAAGGAAAAGTTTGAGAACAACGCGGATTATGGGAAGCCCGCAATGGAAACAGAAGTTGGTGGGAAACAAGATGCGTATGCAGGGTCAAAGAAAAACAAGTTGCCTGAAAATGGAATTTTGATTAGTGGTTGCCAAAGTGATCAAACGTCGGCTGATGCTACACCATCAGCGGATAGGGCTGAACCTTTTGGCGCTCTTAGCCATGCGATTCAGATGATTATTCAGGAAACGGATGGTAAGGTAAGTAATCGGGAGCTTGTGGTGAAAGCAAGGAATTCGTTAAAGAAACAAGGGTTCAAACAACGACCTGGCCTTTATTGTGATGATAAACATGTTGATTCTCCTTTCATATGCTAA